ACTCAAGGTTTCAAAGGAGATGAATTTAATGTTTATAGAGCTTTAAGAAGCATTAACCCTTCTCCATATTTATTTTTCTTTGATTATGGAGATTTTAAAATATTCGGTTCTTCGCCAGAAGCACAAATTATTGTAAAAGATAGAAAAGCCGAAATTCACCCAATTGCAGGAACTTTCAAAAGAACTGGAAATGACGAACGTGACGCACTTTTAGCAAAGGAACTTTCAGAAGATAAAAAAGAGAACAGCGAACACGTTATGCTTGTTGATTTGGCAAGAAACGATTTAAGCAGAAATGGTCACGATGTCAATGTAGAAAAATATAGAGAAGTACAGTTTTTTTCTCACGTAATTCACTTAGTTTCAAAAGTTACAGGACATTTGCACGACAAAGCAACTACAATGCAAGTTGTAGCAGACACTTTCCCAGCAGGAACTTTGAGCGGCGCACCAAAACACAGAGCAATGCAATTAATTGAAGATTGCGAAAAAACGAACCGTAATTTTTATGGAGGCGCAATTGGTGTTATGGATTTTGAAGGAAACTTTAATCACGCCATTATGATTCGAACTTTCCTTTCTAAAAATCATCAATTGCATTGTCAAGCTGGAGCCGGAATTGTAGCAAGTTCTGATGAAGAAAGCGAAATGCAGGAAGTTTATAATAAGTTAAGAGCATTAAATACAGCACTAGAAATGGCGGAAAATATTTAGTTTCAAGTTTTCTTTATTTCACGTTTCAAGTTGTTGGAACATGAAACATGAAACTTTAAACCTCAAACAATTAACAAACAAACCATAAAAATCATGAAAAAAGCAGTATCCATTTTAGTTTTAATCATTACCATGAGTTCTTGTAATTCTGAAAAAAAGCACAATCCGATTGAAGGAACC
The Flavobacterium humidisoli DNA segment above includes these coding regions:
- a CDS encoding anthranilate synthase component I family protein, which translates into the protein MKPFILNTHYKQILADTVTPVSIYFKIRDKFPNSLLLESSDYHGNDNSFSYICCNPIATIKIENEVISKTFPDGTSEKISIDASTNIPQVIQEFSSQFKSEKNDFKFINNGLFGYISYDAVRYFEKVSIAKKDNATSIPDVFYAVYQNIIAINHFKNEAFIFCHSLDGKNNISEIEQLLQSRNIASYKFSKEGEGFSNLTDEEFKANVALAKKHCYRGDVFQLVLSRRFTQGFKGDEFNVYRALRSINPSPYLFFFDYGDFKIFGSSPEAQIIVKDRKAEIHPIAGTFKRTGNDERDALLAKELSEDKKENSEHVMLVDLARNDLSRNGHDVNVEKYREVQFFSHVIHLVSKVTGHLHDKATTMQVVADTFPAGTLSGAPKHRAMQLIEDCEKTNRNFYGGAIGVMDFEGNFNHAIMIRTFLSKNHQLHCQAGAGIVASSDEESEMQEVYNKLRALNTALEMAENI